The following proteins are co-located in the Leptospira weilii genome:
- a CDS encoding GNAT family N-acetyltransferase, producing MESLQIRKIESISDIENVYPAFRELRPHLTDKEVFVQMVLQQISEGYSIHAICSDKEIIACIGFRFFHMLAWGKILYIDDLITKRDFHGHGYGDKLLKHVIQIAKEENCDQVHLDTGYLRHAAHFVYLRNAFELNCHHLALNLRNQPN from the coding sequence ATGGAATCTCTTCAAATTCGAAAAATCGAATCTATATCTGATATCGAAAATGTCTATCCCGCTTTTCGAGAACTGAGGCCGCATCTGACCGACAAGGAAGTATTTGTACAAATGGTGTTGCAGCAGATCTCTGAGGGGTATAGCATTCATGCTATTTGCTCGGATAAGGAAATTATTGCATGCATTGGATTTCGTTTTTTCCATATGCTAGCTTGGGGTAAAATTTTGTATATCGACGATCTGATTACGAAGCGAGATTTTCACGGTCATGGCTATGGGGATAAACTTCTTAAGCACGTCATTCAGATCGCAAAGGAGGAAAACTGTGACCAGGTGCACCTCGATACAGGTTATTTACGTCATGCAGCACACTTTGTTTATCTTCGGAATGCCTTTGAACTGAACTGCCATCATTTGGCCTTAAACTTGAGAAACCAACCAAACTGA
- a CDS encoding DUF3885 domain-containing protein, which produces MFIKDFPWKKKFFDPILRLIADDKIANVMFLSESKKWIYAPYDGRADIVLQSEIKRDEIKKKYVAWLSQHPEGL; this is translated from the coding sequence ATTTTTATTAAAGACTTCCCGTGGAAGAAAAAGTTTTTCGATCCAATTTTAAGACTGATAGCTGACGATAAGATCGCTAATGTAATGTTTTTATCTGAAAGTAAAAAATGGATTTATGCTCCTTACGATGGTAGGGCAGATATTGTTCTTCAGTCCGAGATTAAGAGGGACGAGATAAAGAAGAAATACGTAGCCTGGCTTTCACAACATCCGGAGGGACTATAA
- a CDS encoding BrnT family toxin, protein MELPDLSQITGFDWDLGNIEKNWKKHKIKPGEIEEIFFNNPLLVVPDDYHSGKEDRYIVLGITNEGRKLFAVITIRKDKIRPISVREMTPREIKIYENS, encoded by the coding sequence ATGGAATTGCCAGATTTAAGCCAGATCACAGGTTTCGATTGGGATTTAGGTAATATTGAAAAGAATTGGAAAAAGCATAAAATAAAACCTGGCGAAATAGAAGAAATCTTTTTTAACAATCCTTTACTTGTAGTTCCAGATGATTACCATTCAGGAAAAGAAGATCGATATATTGTTTTAGGGATTACGAATGAAGGAAGAAAGTTATTTGCTGTAATAACAATTCGAAAAGATAAGATTCGACCTATTTCAGTTCGTGAAATGACTCCTCGGGAAATAAAAATCTATGAAAACTCGTAA
- a CDS encoding type II toxin-antitoxin system Phd/YefM family antitoxin has protein sequence MKSVGIRDFKNNLNKYLHLAKAGETIVITEHEQVIAEIKKPSEFLNDLKKRSYIYLEEQNRIGKIKLAKRNQSQIDSILKRYTRKMPRINWGAIRKDSRTDRLTATCETQLRSLKSRATFFARLACSEPKNIS, from the coding sequence ATGAAATCCGTAGGAATAAGAGATTTTAAAAACAATCTAAATAAATATCTTCATTTAGCAAAAGCTGGAGAGACAATCGTTATTACGGAACACGAGCAAGTAATAGCGGAAATTAAGAAGCCTTCTGAATTCCTAAATGATTTAAAGAAACGTTCCTATATTTATTTAGAGGAGCAAAATCGAATAGGGAAAATCAAATTAGCAAAAAGAAATCAATCACAAATTGATTCAATCCTTAAAAGGTATACTCGAAAAATGCCAAGAATAAATTGGGGAGCTATCCGCAAAGATTCTCGAACCGATCGTCTAACTGCAACTTGCGAGACGCAACTAAGGTCGCTCAAGTCTCGCGCCACTTTTTTCGCGCGTTTAGCATGCTCAGAGCCGAAAAATATTTCGTGA
- a CDS encoding BrnA antitoxin family protein gives MKTRKKIPHLKSESAEIDFWSKNDSADYIDYSKAKKVSFPNLKPTTKMISLRLPEALIDRLKVMANKKDIPYQSLIKLLLSDKVDEELKR, from the coding sequence ATGAAAACTCGTAAAAAGATACCTCATTTAAAATCAGAGAGTGCTGAAATTGATTTTTGGTCTAAGAATGATTCTGCGGATTATATCGATTATTCAAAGGCTAAAAAAGTATCTTTCCCAAATTTAAAACCTACAACAAAAATGATTTCTCTAAGATTACCGGAAGCATTAATTGATAGATTGAAAGTTATGGCAAACAAGAAAGATATTCCATATCAATCTTTAATAAAGCTTTTACTTTCAGATAAAGTAGACGAAGAGCTTAAAAGATAG
- a CDS encoding hemolysin family protein, translating to MELIGFFIIVLLIFANGFFVSAEFALVSIRPSRLEELIKENKPLALVTKRAAQKLNDMLSVCQVGITIASLLLGWVGEGYVSRWLTFLLETLGYSTNEATIHGLAITVSFTIITFLHILLGELLPKTIAIQNTETIALFISIPLFFFYYIFYPITFFLNELTSFLLRLMGIQANKSRMMHSPEELMIIIEEQNKQGKIDQEEFQIIQNTFQFSEHQAKDVMTHRLSIIGIPHDTMMDSLISIIAEHHFSRYPIYEGNTDKIIGIIHVQTYLTWLSNSKKGRKEKVTAIMQPPIFVPEGLSIEKVMQKLRENKQHMAIVIDEYGGVSGLLTLEDIIEEIFGQIRDETDDHETDPFPTQHSDSFSIDGAAELDDLKEILVGVQEEEIKDIRTIAGFILGRLEDMPEEGSTIALQSGTLTVEKMEGNKILSVRFTRVGLSNKVQSKK from the coding sequence ATGGAATTAATCGGTTTTTTTATCATCGTACTACTTATATTCGCCAATGGATTTTTCGTTTCCGCAGAATTCGCCTTGGTTTCGATTCGTCCGTCCCGTTTGGAAGAATTGATTAAGGAAAACAAACCTCTCGCACTCGTTACAAAACGCGCCGCTCAAAAATTGAACGATATGTTGTCCGTCTGTCAGGTAGGAATCACAATCGCCAGTCTTTTGTTAGGTTGGGTCGGCGAGGGATACGTTTCCAGATGGCTTACGTTTCTTTTGGAAACACTCGGCTATTCCACGAACGAGGCGACAATTCATGGTTTGGCGATTACGGTTTCGTTCACGATCATCACGTTTCTTCATATTCTTTTGGGAGAACTTCTTCCTAAAACGATCGCAATTCAGAATACGGAAACGATCGCTCTTTTTATCAGCATTCCTTTATTCTTCTTTTATTATATATTCTATCCGATTACTTTTTTCTTAAACGAGCTGACTTCCTTTCTTTTGAGGTTAATGGGAATCCAAGCCAATAAGAGTAGAATGATGCATTCCCCCGAAGAATTGATGATCATCATAGAGGAACAAAATAAACAGGGGAAGATCGACCAGGAAGAATTTCAGATCATCCAAAATACGTTCCAGTTTTCGGAACATCAGGCAAAGGACGTGATGACTCATCGTTTGAGCATCATAGGAATTCCGCATGATACTATGATGGATTCCTTGATTTCGATCATCGCGGAACATCATTTTTCGAGATATCCGATCTACGAAGGCAACACGGATAAGATCATAGGAATCATTCACGTTCAAACGTATCTTACTTGGTTATCCAATTCCAAAAAAGGAAGAAAGGAAAAAGTAACGGCCATTATGCAACCTCCGATTTTCGTCCCCGAGGGTCTTTCGATCGAAAAGGTAATGCAAAAACTCAGAGAAAACAAACAGCATATGGCGATCGTTATCGACGAATACGGCGGAGTTTCCGGCCTTCTTACTTTAGAGGATATCATCGAAGAAATTTTCGGACAGATCCGCGACGAAACCGACGATCACGAGACGGACCCGTTTCCCACGCAACATTCCGATAGTTTCTCGATCGATGGGGCAGCGGAGTTGGACGATCTGAAAGAAATTCTCGTAGGTGTTCAAGAGGAAGAAATCAAGGACATTCGCACGATTGCGGGTTTTATTTTAGGTCGTTTAGAAGATATGCCGGAAGAAGGTTCCACGATCGCTTTACAATCGGGAACTCTTACCGTCGAAAAAATGGAAGGGAATAAAATTCTTTCCGTACGTTTTACGAGAGTCGGTTTGAGCAATAAGGTTCAGTCTAAGAAATAA
- a CDS encoding VOC family protein yields the protein MTKSKKTNSPPKQKPDGTKVKFVGAPSHSITPFLMFNANPEEAANFYVSIFKKSKILRANAMQADFILNGQRFFSYNGGPEFQFNWGVSFMISVETQEEVDYYWNALLAGGGKESMCGWVQDKYGLWWQITPKILLQLVSHKDRAKAERATQAMLKMQKIDIAALKAAVD from the coding sequence ATGACGAAATCAAAGAAAACAAACAGTCCCCCGAAGCAAAAACCTGACGGAACGAAAGTTAAATTCGTGGGCGCTCCGTCGCACAGCATAACACCTTTTCTCATGTTCAACGCGAACCCCGAAGAAGCGGCGAATTTCTATGTATCGATCTTCAAGAAATCCAAAATTCTTAGGGCTAACGCGATGCAAGCCGATTTCATTCTGAACGGCCAAAGGTTTTTTTCCTACAATGGCGGGCCTGAGTTTCAATTCAACTGGGGCGTCTCATTCATGATCAGCGTAGAAACACAAGAAGAAGTCGATTATTATTGGAACGCCCTCCTCGCAGGCGGCGGTAAAGAAAGTATGTGCGGCTGGGTTCAGGATAAATACGGTCTCTGGTGGCAGATAACGCCCAAGATTCTCTTACAACTTGTGTCACATAAAGACCGCGCGAAGGCTGAGCGTGCAACACAAGCGATGTTGAAGATGCAGAAAATCGACATCGCCGCGCTTAAGGCCGCAGTCGACTAA
- a CDS encoding phosphopantothenoylcysteine decarboxylase, whose product MSNSGKEILIAVSGSIAAYKACELVRNLTKEGYPVGVIMTAHATKFVGPITFEAMTGKKVRVDEYEEGMAHIDAKNSASVIAVVPATANIIGKMANGIADDLVTSTYLAANCPVIVAPAMNPFMYAHPAVQRNLKRLVDDGVILADPSKGVVICGDEGYGKLAEISLIQKLILDVRQKNLR is encoded by the coding sequence ATGTCCAATTCCGGAAAAGAAATACTCATTGCCGTTTCAGGAAGTATAGCGGCCTATAAGGCATGCGAACTCGTGCGGAATCTCACGAAAGAAGGTTATCCTGTCGGCGTGATTATGACGGCGCACGCGACTAAATTTGTCGGCCCGATTACGTTCGAAGCAATGACCGGCAAAAAAGTTCGGGTTGACGAATACGAAGAGGGAATGGCTCATATCGATGCAAAAAATTCCGCCTCAGTGATTGCAGTGGTTCCCGCAACCGCAAACATAATCGGCAAGATGGCGAACGGAATCGCGGACGATCTCGTAACTTCCACGTATCTTGCGGCAAATTGTCCGGTGATCGTCGCTCCGGCGATGAATCCTTTTATGTACGCACATCCGGCGGTTCAGAGAAATTTAAAGCGTTTAGTGGACGACGGAGTGATTCTCGCAGATCCTTCCAAAGGTGTGGTCATTTGCGGGGATGAAGGTTATGGAAAGTTAGCCGAAATTTCTTTGATTCAAAAGTTGATTCTGGACGTGCGCCAAAAAAATCTTAGATAA
- a CDS encoding phosphopantothenoylcysteine decarboxylase, with protein sequence MGFSKAIITSGPTREWIDPVRYISNASSGKMGFHIAEEIGKWISNVTYVHGLVQEEYKSPVGIKRVSVETTLEMCDIVLSEIQSDTLLVMAAAPADFRPAESKETKIKKEDGRETLLLEFVKNPDILKRVSSKILKDTIRGCCLVGFAAETNSLEEHAIGKLKNKNLDYIVGNYVGKNEKGFGEGETSVIIYSSFGKVAEIGPLPKEVISEKIVEFLKRETSKTFVNL encoded by the coding sequence GTGGGATTTTCCAAGGCTATCATTACATCCGGACCGACGAGAGAATGGATCGATCCAGTTCGATATATTTCGAACGCTTCTTCCGGTAAGATGGGATTTCATATCGCCGAAGAAATCGGGAAATGGATCTCGAATGTCACTTACGTTCACGGTTTAGTTCAAGAAGAATATAAAAGTCCCGTCGGAATCAAAAGAGTTTCCGTGGAAACTACTTTAGAAATGTGTGATATCGTTCTTTCTGAAATTCAATCCGACACTCTATTGGTTATGGCCGCCGCTCCGGCGGACTTCCGACCGGCCGAAAGTAAAGAAACCAAAATCAAAAAAGAGGATGGTCGTGAAACTTTGCTTTTGGAGTTTGTAAAAAATCCGGACATTTTGAAGAGAGTGAGTTCTAAGATTTTGAAAGATACAATCCGCGGTTGCTGTTTGGTGGGGTTTGCGGCGGAAACAAATTCGCTGGAAGAACACGCCATCGGCAAGTTAAAAAATAAGAATCTGGATTATATCGTTGGAAACTATGTCGGGAAAAATGAGAAGGGTTTTGGCGAAGGAGAGACGAGTGTGATTATTTATTCCTCTTTTGGAAAAGTCGCAGAGATAGGACCTCTTCCAAAAGAAGTCATTTCGGAAAAGATAGTGGAGTTCTTGAAACGGGAAACTTCAAAGACATTCGTAAATTTGTAG
- a CDS encoding DUF3885 domain-containing protein: MKSKFDTFWDLNFPNCPPISHLFRDLFSSRWVRIHTLPESKRYSENESEMQIILDGLLDQLNEIHLLVTSYSGSEVPFWDDQIDKTLLAEMKFWRSIAMHKLSDNWIEPTHIGIFLLKTSRGRKSFSIQF, translated from the coding sequence GTGAAATCAAAATTTGATACTTTTTGGGATTTGAATTTCCCTAACTGCCCGCCAATTTCTCATCTATTTCGAGACCTATTTTCATCTCGCTGGGTGAGAATACATACTCTGCCCGAATCGAAGCGCTATTCTGAAAATGAATCAGAAATGCAAATTATTTTGGATGGATTATTGGATCAGTTAAATGAGATCCATTTACTCGTAACGAGTTACTCGGGCTCAGAGGTGCCATTCTGGGATGATCAAATTGATAAAACTTTGCTTGCTGAGATGAAATTTTGGCGTTCTATCGCGATGCACAAGTTATCTGATAACTGGATTGAGCCAACACATATTGGCATATTTTTATTAAAGACTTCCCGTGGAAGAAAAAGTTTTTCGATCCAATTTTAA
- a CDS encoding LIC_10190 family membrane protein, with amino-acid sequence MLAILISGILSLYIFISFGILAEKILKVKFQFTARVLVGLSVTNTLVSLVSLFLPITVLVLFIFLLFCSVFLYFERGNLKRLTFGFIHKNIVIIIAFPFLLSALIFSLNPPFAYDSGLYHIQSIKWIQEYSVVPGLANLHGRFGFNPNIFTIFALTSLKEVFDQEIFSINFVVYSTLVLHFINRIYKILKKGEVTNFFLLNLIVLFLILDQFMSLSSPSPDLISIVLPLYILTNLPKKENTTISELNFKNYFSSIILSVYTISIKLATVPLCILVLFLMIRYKFEEKKLSIIISVVSLILLPWLIRNVILTGYLIYPFPAIDFFNFDWKVPLNAVVSEKLSITGWARNPGEGYKEAAQMKFWEWFPIWWNTISKLNRLFIVISFLSPIFIFIYSLFKKIKIDFQTFAVLFTSWIGAIFWILLAPDIRFGKAFLSVSAILPLFYFNFRINFFPIKISKTSKQIILVFIFIIISVFLINRRTYNRYKNFIRENSAFFVRPKKIEIPQNLEFKKIQMNDLEVFIPAEGDQCYDYKIPCMPYNNPSLILRGKTLQSGFKYIQN; translated from the coding sequence ATGCTTGCCATTTTAATTTCCGGTATTTTATCTTTGTATATTTTTATTTCTTTTGGAATTTTAGCGGAAAAAATTTTAAAAGTGAAATTTCAATTTACGGCTAGGGTTTTAGTAGGTTTATCCGTAACAAATACGTTAGTATCTCTTGTATCTTTATTTTTACCAATAACCGTATTAGTATTATTCATTTTTCTACTATTTTGTTCCGTCTTTTTATACTTTGAAAGAGGAAATCTAAAGAGGTTAACGTTTGGATTCATTCATAAAAATATCGTTATTATCATAGCGTTTCCATTTTTATTATCGGCGCTGATTTTTTCCTTAAACCCTCCATTTGCTTACGATTCGGGGCTTTATCATATTCAATCTATCAAATGGATTCAGGAATATTCAGTAGTTCCCGGTTTAGCCAACTTACATGGAAGATTTGGTTTTAACCCGAATATATTTACAATTTTTGCGCTTACCTCTTTAAAGGAAGTTTTTGATCAGGAGATATTTTCGATCAATTTTGTAGTTTATTCAACATTGGTATTACATTTTATAAATAGAATATATAAAATTTTGAAAAAAGGAGAGGTTACAAATTTTTTCTTATTAAATTTGATTGTATTATTTTTAATTTTAGATCAGTTTATGAGCTTATCATCTCCCAGTCCAGATTTAATTTCCATTGTACTTCCATTGTATATCTTAACAAACTTACCAAAAAAAGAAAACACTACTATCTCAGAGTTAAATTTTAAAAATTATTTTTCATCCATTATTTTATCAGTATATACGATAAGTATTAAGTTAGCGACCGTTCCACTTTGTATATTGGTTCTATTTTTAATGATTCGATATAAATTCGAAGAAAAAAAATTATCGATCATAATTTCGGTTGTATCTTTGATACTTTTACCTTGGTTAATAAGGAATGTTATTTTAACCGGTTATTTGATTTATCCTTTTCCTGCAATTGATTTTTTTAATTTTGATTGGAAAGTTCCTTTGAATGCTGTCGTTTCCGAAAAATTATCGATCACGGGATGGGCAAGAAATCCAGGAGAAGGATATAAAGAAGCGGCTCAGATGAAGTTTTGGGAATGGTTCCCGATTTGGTGGAATACAATCTCAAAATTGAATCGACTTTTTATTGTTATATCGTTCTTATCGCCAATTTTTATTTTTATATATAGTTTATTTAAAAAGATAAAAATAGATTTTCAAACGTTTGCAGTACTTTTTACTTCTTGGATTGGAGCAATCTTCTGGATTTTACTTGCTCCCGATATAAGATTCGGTAAAGCTTTTCTAAGTGTTTCCGCAATTTTACCTTTGTTCTATTTCAATTTTAGGATTAATTTTTTTCCCATCAAAATATCGAAAACTTCAAAACAAATAATTCTTGTTTTCATTTTTATTATAATATCCGTTTTTTTAATAAACCGCAGAACTTATAATAGATATAAGAATTTTATTCGGGAAAACTCAGCATTTTTTGTTCGTCCTAAAAAAATAGAAATTCCGCAAAATCTAGAATTTAAAAAGATTCAAATGAATGATTTAGAAGTTTTTATTCCTGCAGAAGGCGATCAATGTTACGACTATAAGATACCTTGTATGCCTTATAACAATCCCAGTCTGATTTTAAGAGGTAAAACTTTACAGTCCGGATTTAAGTATATTCAAAATTAA